A segment of the Streptomyces sp. P9-A2 genome:
GCGCCGGGTTCCTCGGTGCCGAGGCCGCCGCCGTCGCCCGGGGCCTGGGCGCCCATGTCACCCTGCTCGAGCCGTCTCCCGCCCCGCTGGCCCACGCCGTCGGCACCGAGGTCGGCGGGATGCTCTCCCGCGTCCATCTCGACCACGGCGTGGAGTTGCGCACCTCGGTCACCGTGACGGAGGTGACCGAGGACGGCGTGCGGCTGGCCGGCGGCGAGGTGGTCGAGGCCGACGAGATCCTGGTCGCCGTCGGTTCGCTGCCGAACACCGGCTGGCTCGCGGAGAGCGGGCTGGCGCTCGGCGACGGCGTGATCTGCGACGAGTACTGCGAGGCCGCACCGGGGGTGTACGCGGCCGGTGACATCGCCCGCTGGTACAACCCGCTGTTCGGGACGTCGATGCGGATCGAGCACCGTACGAACGCCGCCGAGCAGGGCATGGCCGCCGCGCGCAACCTGCTCGCCGCGCCGGAGGCGCGCACGCCGTTCGCGCCCGTTCCGTACTTCTGGTCCGACCAGTACGGCCTGCGGATCCAGGCTTACGGCTACCTGCGCGGCCACGACGAAGTCACCGTCGTGGACGGGGACACGGCCGGGCGGCGGTTCGTCGCCGCCTACCGCAGGGGCGGAAGACTCACCGGCGCACTGGCGGTGGGCATGCCGCCCAGGGCCGTCCGCGCCTGGCGGAAGGCCGTCGCGGACGGTACGGCCTGGCACGAGGCCGTACGGGACGAGGCTGCCGCCCCCGACGGCCTCATCGGCATCGGTCATCACCACGGCAAGGAGACCTCCCATGCACGACAGTAGGGACGACCGGTCGCGTGACGTGGTCGTCGTCACCGGAGCGGGCGGGATGGGGTCGGCGGTCGCCCGACGGCTGGGCAGCGGGCGGACGCTGATCCTCGCCGACGCGTCCCGCGCCCGGCTGGACGAAACGGTGGACGCGCTGCGCGCCGAGGGGTACGCGGTACGGGGCGTGCCGACCGACGTCCGCGACCGTGCGGCGGTGGAGCGACTGGCCCGGACCGCGGCCGGGGCGGGGCGGATCACGGCCGTCGTGCACACGGCCGGGGTGGCCGCCGCGACCGCCTCGGTGTCCAGGATTCTCGAGGTCGACCTGCTCGGCACGGTGTACGTCATCGAGGCTTTCGAGCAGGTGGCCGTCCGTGGCACGTCGCTGGTCTGCGTCGCCAGCGTCGCCGGGCACATGGCCTCGATCGGCGCCGAGGACGAGGCCTCCCTGGCCACGGCACCCGCGGACCGGCTGCTGGGCCTGGACGCGGTCACCGGCCTCGGCGACGATCCGACGGCCGCCTACATCCTGGCCAAACGGGCGAATCTCCTGCGGGTGCAGGCCGCCGCCCTCGCGTGGAGCCGGCTCGGCGCCCGCGTCAACACGGTCAGTCCGGGCATCGTCGCCACCGCGATGGCGACGGCGGAGGCCGACGCGGACTCCGACGGGCACATGATGAGAATGCTCGACGCGTGCGGCGCCGGCCGCCCTGGTACACCCGCCGAGATCGCCGACGCGGTGGCCTTCCTCACGGATCCGCACTCCTCGTACATCACCGGCGCAGACCTGCTCGTCGACGGCGGTCAGACGGCATGGATCCGGCACCACATGCCCCGCGGGTGACGGCGCTTCGGGGCCGGGAGGTCAGGGCGCGAGGCCGGCTGCCTCATGCGGGCAAGGGCGCGTCAGGAGGACAGCCCGGGAGATCTGAGCCTCCCTGCCGGGCCGGCGCCCTACGGACACTCCGACGGCGACGGGCCACTCCGGCGGATGGACGGCGGGCGCTGGCCCGGCAGACGGCAGACGACAGACGGCAGGGGCGCGTTTCCGCAGGTGGTAAATCGGTGTCCCGGACAGCCCGGTACCGGGATCATGGACCGGCCCCTGACGCGCAACTGTTGAGGAACCGCCCCCATGCCGGTGCCTGCCGACCCGACGATCCTCCACCCGATGCCCGAGCACCCGCGGGTGGTGCTGCTCAGGCCGCTGGTGCGGTCCCCGCTGATCGAGGTCGGGGAGTACTCGTACTACGACGACCCGGACGACCCGACCGCGTTCGAGACGCGCAACGTGCTCTACCACTACGGGCCCGAGAAGCTGGTCATCGGAAAGTTCTGCGCGCTGGGCACGGGAGTGCGGTTCCTCATGAACGGCGCCAACCACCGGATGGACGGCCCCTCCACCTTTCCCTTCCCCACCATGGGCGGCTCGTGGTCCGAACACTTCGACCTGCTCACCGGCCTGCCCGACCGGGGTGACACCGTCGTCGGCAACGACGTCTGGTTCGGTCACGGCACCACGGTGCTGCCGGGCGTACGGATCGGACACGGCGCCGTCATCGGCGCCGGTGCCGTGGTCACCGGCGACGTGCCCGACTACGGCATCGTCGGGGGCAATCCGGCCCGCCTCATCCGCACCCGCTACGGCCCCCGGGACGTCATGCGCCTGCTGGCGGTGGCCTGGTGGGACTGGCCCGCGGAGCACATCACCGGCCATGTTCGGACGATCATGTCGGGGAGCATCGCCGATCTGGAGTCAGCCGCCCCTGACCTCCCGCCCGTGTGACGCGCGTCCAGTCGTACGAACGACCGCGGGGCGCGCCGGATGCGGCCGGGTACCCCGAACGGGTAAGGAGTATCCGGCTCCGCGACGGATCCTCTCCCGCGTGGTCGGAGTCGGCCGGGGGTGCGACGCTGGGATGGAGAGGTGTCCGCGGACGGCAGCCGGGAGGGAATGCGATGGGACGCGACGTCCCGGCGCTGGTGTTCACCCGTGAGGACCGCCGCCGGTACCGGATCAAGATGCAGGAGTGCCTCGACACGTTCGCGCAGATGCTGCGGGAAGCACGGTTCGAGTCCGAGCGGCCCCAGGTGGGACTGGAGATCGAGCTGAACCTGGTCGACGACCGGGCGGAGCCGGCCATGCGCAACAACGATGCGCTCGAAGTGATCGCGGACCCCGCCTGGTCCACGGAGCTGGGACGGTTCAACCTCGAGATCAACGTTCCGCCGCGGCGGCTGACGGCGGGCGGACCCGACTCCTGGGAGTCCGAGATCCGTACCGCGCTGAACCACGCCGAGAAGCGCGCGAAGTCGGTCGGCACGCATCTGATCATGACCGGGATCCTGCCGACGCTGCGGCAGGAGGACGCGGGTGAGTCGGCGCTGTCGGAGAACCCGCGCTACCGGCTGCTCAACGACCAGATCTTCGCGGCCCGGGGCGAGGACCTGCACATCGAGGTGGACGGCCTCGACCGGCTGCGCACCTATGCGGACACGATCACTCCCGAGGCCGCCTGCACCAGTACCCAGTTCCATCTGCAGGTGTACCCGGAGCAGTTCGCCGACTACTGGAACGCGGCGCAGTCGATCGCCGGGGTCCAGATCGCCCTGGCCGCCAACTCGCCGTTCCTGTTCGGCAGGGAACTGTGGCACGAGACCCGCATCCCGCTGTTCGAACAGGCCACCGACACCCGTCCCCAGGAGATCAAGGTGCAGGGGGTACGGCCCCGGGTGTGGTTCGGGGAGCGGTGGATCAACAGCGTTTTCGACCTCTTCGAGGAGAACCTGCGGTACTTCCCGGCGCTGCTCCCGCTGTGCGACGAGCAGGATCCCGCAGAGACGCTGGACCGGGGCGACATCCCCGAACTGGGCGAGCTGACCCTGCACAACGGCACCATCTACCGCTGGAACCGCCCGGTCTACGCCATCGCGCACGACAAGCCGCATGTGCGGGTGGAGAACCGGGTCCTTCCCGCCGGCCCGACCGTCGCCGACACGCTGGCCAACGGCGCGTTCTACTACGGGCTCACCCGAGCCCTGGTGGAGGAGGAACGGCCCGTATGGTCCCGGATGTCCTTCTCGGCCGCCGAGGAGAACCTGCACACGGCGGCACGGCACGGCATCGAAGCCCGGCTGTACTGGCCCGGGATGGGCGAGGTGCCGGTGCCCGAGCTGGTGCTGCGACGGCTGCTCCCACTGGCGCACCGCGGGCTGGAGCTCTCCGGGATGGACGAGGCCTGGCGGGAGCCGCTGCTCGGCATCATCGAGCAGCGCTGCGTCACCGGGCGCAACGGGGCGGTGTGGCAGAAGGAGATGTTCCACCACATCGACGCCACGGCCCACTGCGGCCGCCATGAGGCCCTGCGCCGGATGACGCAGCAGTACATCGACTACATGCATCTCAACGCCCCGGTGCACACCTGGCCCGTCGACTGACCCGTCCCGGGCGGCAAGGAGGTACTGCGCGTCAACGGACACGCCCGCATCCTGACGGACGCGCCGTTCTTCGACGACATGACCGCCGACGGCCGCCGCCCGGCGCTCGCCGTACTCCTGGAGATCGACGAGATCTACTGGCCATCATGTCGCTGTACTCCACCGGCAAGGGCCAGGCCCGCTGGACCATGCGCTGGAAGACCGCCCTGAATACCTTCGACATCACCTTTGACGGCCGACTCTCCGCAGCCCGTCAGTAACCCCAACCACCCTGATTGCACCGCTCGTTCGACAGACCCGGACTTGGCTCCCTCTGACACCCCACGGCCACTCGCGGGCGAGGGGTGCGTGGGCGCGGGGACGAGGGGACGTTCCCTGGAGGGCGGGACGCCGGCCCCTGGGGCGTACGACAGGCGCACATGGGGTTCGTGTGAGCCCTGTACGCGCCCCCACGCCCGTGCGGAGAATGCAGTGTCCATGATCATGCAGCGGAGTGGCCGGTTCCGTCGGCCGAAGCCCAGGAAAGCAGGTCGACCGCCATGCTCTTGCGTCTTCCCACATCCCTGACCGAAGCACAGAACTGCATGGCAGAGGGAGCGGTGCCCATCGGCGGAGCCACTCTCGTGTGGGCGCTCTGGCAGCGGGACGGCTTCCCCGAGCAGGCGATGTCCCTGCGCAGCCTGCCGGAGGCCAACATACTCGAGCGCGAGGCGTTGGGCGCGGCCGTCCTGCTGCACCGCATCGACGACCGGATACCGGAGGTCCTGCGCGGTGCGGCCTCCACCGTGGGCACCGGCGCAGTGCGCCGGACGGCAACGGTCGGCGGCAACATCGTGGGCAGCACCCTGCGATGTCTGCTGCCGGCGGCGCTCGTCCTGGACACCCGCGCCATGGTGCTGGACCGGGACGGAACCTTCGAGACGGATCTGGCCGAGGTGGTGGCCAAGCGCCATCTGCTGCTCAGCCTGCACTGGCGCGCCCCGATGACCAGCGGGTACCACAAGGCGCCCGCCGAAGCGGGCGGACCGCCGCCCCTCGTCGTCGCCACCGCCGTGCATGCCGAGGAGGACGGACGACGCAGGGTCCGCGTCGCGGTCCGTGACGGCTACGAGGTGATCGGCGGGAGCACGGACTGCACGGCCGGCACGGACGAGACGCTGCGGGCCCTGGACGCCACGGATCTCGGTTCGCTGACCCCGAAGATCGGCGACGTGATGCGCAGGAAGGTGACCGAGGTCCTCATCCAAACCGCCGACGGCTGACGGCCCCGACCCCCGGAGGCGTCACCGGCCCCGTAGGGCTCAGCCGGCCACGGGAACGTGCCAGGTCGTGGGGTCCCAGACACCGGACCGGCGCAGCGACTGCGGGCAGTGCAGGTAGACGCATTTCAAGGCCGCGGTCTCGTTCGGGAAGTGGCCGCGGGCCTTGGCTGCTCGCCGGATCCTGGCGTTCACCGACTCGATGGCGTTCGTGGTGCAGACGATGCGTCGGATCTCGGTGTCGAACCGGAGGAACGGCGTGAACTCTTCCCACGCGTTCTCCCGGAGCCGGACGATCGCCGGATACTTCTTGCCCCACACGTCGACGAACTCCGCGAACCTATCGAGCGCGGCCTCCTCGGTCGAAGCGGTGTAAACGGGCTTGAGGAGCTTGGCGATCTTGTCCCAGTCCTGGCGGGCGGCATAACGGAAGGAGTTCCGCGGCAGGTGGACCACACAGGTCCGGACGATCGTCCTCGGCCAGACCGTTTCGACCGTGTCGGGCAGGCCTTTGAGACCGTCGCAGACAAGCATGAGGACGTCGTTCACGCCGCGATTCTTGATCTCGGTGAGGACGTGCATCCAGTGCTTGGCGCCCTCTCCGCCGTCTCCGGCCCACAGGCCCACAGGCCCACAGGCCCAGGATGTCCCGCCGGCCCTCGACGGTGACGGCCAGGGCCACACAGATCGGCCGATTCGCCACGGCGCCGTCGCGGATCTTCACGTGGACGGCGTCGAGGGACCGGTTCTGCCGTTCGGCCATGCCGTCCATGACCTTGTCGGTGATCGTGGAGATGGTCCGGCGGGAAACTTCGGCGCCATAGACCTCGGCCAGATGGGCCTGGACCTCACCGGTCGTCAGACCCTTCGCGGACAGAGAGATCACCACCTCGTCCACGCCGGACAGGCGCTTCCGCCGCTTCTTGACGATCTTCGGCTCGAAGCTGCCCTCGCGGACGCGGGGCACGGTTATCTCGACCGGGCCGACGTTCGTCAGCACGGTCTTGGCCCGGGTCCCGTTCCGGCTGTTGCCGCCGTTCTTCCCGGCAGGGTCGTGCTTGTCATAGCCGAGGTGGTCGGTGATCTCGCCTTCGAGGGCGGACTCCAGGAGCCGCTTGGTCAGCTGCTGGAGCAGCCCGCCTTCTCCGGTCAGCTGCAGCCCCTCGGCCTGGGCGCGGCCGACCGACTCGTCGATGAGCTGGTCGGCCGCGCCCTTCGCCGGCTGCGGCTCAGCGGCCTTGACGGACTCGTCCTCGGTCACGTTGTCGCTGGTCATCGATGCGTCTTCCCTGATCAGGAGTTACACCGATCGTTTTACAGTCCCGACGCCGACCGGTGCTGAAGCGCGGCGTGCCAAGCGGGGCCTGGATACGCCCGATCGACAAATCTTCGGGCAGGTGTCGGGTCGCTCAGGCGCAGGACCAGGCCGACATCCCCTGGAGACGGGCCAGGCGTTTGGCCACGGCGATCTGTTCCTTGCGGGTGGCCAGGTCCGCGCGCGGGGCGTACTGGAGCCCACCGGCCGCGGCCCAGCTCGACTGCGTGAACTGCAGGCCGCCGTAGTGGCCGTTTCCGGTGTTCGCCTGCCAGTTGCCGTCGGATTCGCATGCGGCGATAGCGTCCCAGTCCGGCCCCGAGGTGATCGACGGGGAGGCCACCGCTTGGGTGGGCGTGCCGAGGGCAGCCGCGGTGGCCAGGACCATCAGGGCGGTGCGGATCCGGCTGCCGTGAGCCCGGCGCCTGCTGTTCACGTGAGCGTTTCGTCTGCTAGCCATAGAGAGACTGTTACTTCATGCGACGGGGGGATGGCATCTCGGCTGCCGTTTCCTTGGGCCGGACGGGCGATACTGCGCCTCTCCTGTTACTCGCAGTGCATCCGAGGCGTCCGCGCCGACCTGAACCTTCCCCGTGCATGTCGGACACTCAATGCTTACGCCGCGAGAGCGTGTCCTTGCTCGTGTCGCTGCCGGATCTCCAGCGGGGTCAGGTAGTCCCACATCGGATGCTTCCGCAGCCGCCTGCGGTTGTAGAAGGTCTCGTTGAACGCGAAGATCTCGGCGTGTGCGGTGGCCCGATCGGGCCGTGTGCGGGTGCCGACCGCGGCCGGCGGCCGTCACCAGCGCGTCGACGACCAGGGACGCCCGGTGATGGCCGGCCATCGAACAACCCACGATCTCGCGGGTTGCCAGGTCCAGTCAGGTCGCCGGATACAGCAGGCCCTCACCGGTGGCGATGAACGTGATGTCACCGACCAGCCGCATGCCGGGCCCGGGTCGGTGAAGTCGCGGCCGAGCAGGTCGGCCGCGGGCACCGCCTTCTTCGCCGGGCGGGTCAGGCCCCGGCGTCTGCGCCGTCAGTCGGCCCGGCGCCCCCTGCCCACGGTCGACCTGGTCCTGCCTGACCCAGTTGCGCAGCCCCTCGGGGCCAACGCCGAGTTCCCGGGCCACCTCGGTGACGGTCCTGCCGGAGGAGCGGACGAGGGCGACCGCGTCCCGCTTGAACTCCTCCGTATACCGCCTACTGCGACTGCTCTTACTTCCCACCTGGCACTACTTCCTCTGGAACCTCACCTCCCAGTCTCCAGGTGGCCAACGTCGAGGGAAAGCTTCATCGGCCAGCCTCACCCAATCCGCGGCATAGCCCGCAAGTCGCCCGTGTCCATCAAACCGGGGCAACTCCAGGCCCTCGTTTGCGTCACGTCTGCCCCTTCCCCGGTTGGCTGCGCCAGGGATTCCGCATCCTTACAGCGCTGTAAATGTCCGACCACCAGCAGGCCGTCGCGGCCCTGGCGGGCATTCCTCAGCCCGAACGAAATCGAGCCGGTATCGCGGTAGTTGACCTACGGAGGCACAGCTCTGTGTGAAGCTTTCCCCATGACTCACCCGCGTGAAGAAGTCAGGGCCAGGCTGCAGACCGATCGCCCGCACTCCGCCCGTGTCTGGAACTACCTGCTGGGAGGCAAGGACAACTACCCCGTCGACAGCGAGGCCGGTGAAGTCATCCTGAAGACCTTCCCGGAGTTCGCCGCCGTCGCGCGGCTGCAGCGGAGGTTCCTCGCGCGCGCCGTGCGCTTCCTCTCGGGCGAGGCCGGTGTCCGCCAGTTCCTCGACATCGGCACCGGACTGCCCACCGCCGACAACACACACGAACTGGCCCAGCGCATCGCGCCGGAGAGCCGCATCGTGTACGTCGACAACGACCCCCTCGTCCTGGTGCACGCGCAGGCCCTGCTCACCAGCAGCACCGAGGGCGCCTGCGCCTACGTCGACGCCGACGCCAGGGACCCGGAACGCATCCTCGCCGAAGCAGCGAAGACCCTGGACCTCAGCCGCCCGGTCGCCCTGACCATGCTGGGCATCATGGGGCAGATCTCCGACGCCGAGCGCCCCGCCGACCTGGTGAGCACGCTGATGTCGGCCCTGCCCTCGGGCAGCTACCTGGCCCTGAGTGACGGCACGAACACCAACGAGGCGCTCAACACCGCGGTCGGGGTCTACAACGGGCAGTCGGCCAACACCTACCACCTGCGGTCACCGCAGGAGATCGCCTCCTTCTTCGCCGGGCTGGAGCTGGTGGAGCCGGGGGTCGTGTCCACGGCCGCTTGGCGCCCGGACGCCGACCGGGCCGAGGAGGACACGGCCGACGTCTCCGTCTGCGGTGTCGCGGTCAAGAAGTGACCCGGCCTGCCGCTCGGTAGTCCCGCGGAGGCTGCGGGTGCCGATACATCATCCGGCCAGGTCAGAAGCTTGATCGTCGACGACGGGGCTTCCGTGCTGCCTCACCGCTCGCGCCCGTGCTGTGCACGTGGACGGCAATCGGGCGGCATCATGACCTGTCGTGCTGCCGCGCCTGGCCTCCCTCGCCGTGACCAACGCCTTCACCCTCCTGCACCTGCTACCGAGGAGCGAGCGGGACAAAGGCATCGAGAGGGCGCTGGCGCCCTCTCAGAGCAGCCGCCGGATGTCACCGCGGACCCGGTAGAAGCCGCCGGCCGCCGGGTGCAGCGCATCCACGACATAGCGGGCTCCGGGCTCTCGGATCGCGCGCGGGAACTGCACGTTCCACGACGAGTCGTACCCCTCGGACACCACGTGCACTCGCAGGCGGGCGGAGTCCTGAACACATTGGACGACGATCGACCCGGCCGGGGCCTGGGACACCGCGCTCACCGCGCTCGCCGTCGTGGCCGGTGCGTAGGCCGGCAGCGCCTCGGCGAGCTTGACGTCCCGCGCGACCGGCACCGTGCCCTGCTGGGCCGCGGAGACGGCCGCCTCGCTCGCGTCGACGCACACCAGTGAGCCGTCGGTGGTGACCAGGTACAGCCGCTCGTCCCGGTACTGCATCGACAGGGCCGAGCCGCCGCCCGTGCCGAGCTTCCACAGCCGGGTGCCGTCCTGGTCGAAGCAGTAGACGGACGACGCCGCGTCACCGGCGAACACGAACCGGCCGCCGGGCGAGGTGGCGCACGAGTACACGGCGCCGTCACAGGCGTAGGTGGCCTCGATGGCCCCGCTCGCCTTCGACAGCCGCTGCACCACGCGGTGGGCCGTGCCCGCGTACACGGTGTCGTCCTCCTGCCAGCCGAACAGCACACCGCCGCGGGTGGGGGTGTGCCACAACTCGCCGCCCCCGTCGGGCGCGTAGGCGGTGACGCCACGCTGATGACCGTGGTAGACGGCCCGGTCGTCGGCGCGCACCATCCAGGCGTGCTCGCCCTGGCTGCGACGGGACCACTGGTGCTCGTCCTCGTGGTCGATGACGGTGAGCTTGCCGTCGCGGTCCGAGACGTCCAGCACACCCTCGTGGATGTCCAGCCAGAAGATGTCGACGTCCGCGGCGATGTCGTACGCCGCGAACGGCAGCTTGGAGGACAGGTCGTAGACCTTGCCGTCGTCGCAGCCCGCGTAGATCCAGAAGTCGTCGGCGACCAGGCACTTCACGCCGTCCGGCAGGTTGAAGCGGGCCAGCACCCGGCCGTCGTGGCCCAGGGTGTACACGTCGCCGGCCTGGTTGCCGACCCAGCAGTGCTCGTCGTCGACGTGGATGCCGAACGCCGCGGAACCGGTACCGAACCGCCACAGCACGGGGGCCACGGCACGCGCGGTGGACGGGGCGGACGTCACCTGGCGCCGGGTCACCGCGCGCGGCGCGCGCTGCCCGGGGACGGCGGGAGCGTAGCCCTTGCGGACCTTCTCGCCGACCTTCTTGGCGGCTGCGGCCCGCGCCTTGTCGGCCGAGGGAAAGCTGGTGACCTGGGTCTGCCCCGAGGCGCCTATCCGCCCGTAACGGACGGTCACCATCGATGCATTGACGGTCACTTCATAGAACTTGTGCGCAGTGCCGTCATCCTGCGACAGCTCCAGATACGTCGTCGACACCGACCCGCCAGACATGACAGAACCCTCCCCGGAGCGGGCCGCCGGCCGTTCCGGCAGGTCCCACTGTCCGAACCGTAGGCGGCGCCACTGACAATGGACCGCCGGTGCTCCATACGCGGAAGCAACCTGTCCCGGTTCCTGCGAGTCCCACATATCGCTTGCCTCTGTCGTCCCGACGCCCGGTCTCGTCCCGCTGCTCACCTCACCGCCTTCCGGCCTCCCTGCCTCATCCCCTCATCGCCCCGGCGCCACCGCGCGTCCGCGGCTTCGGACCCACCACGAACGAATGAACGGACCCATGAACACCGCGACCCTGCTGGACGTCCTGCTGGACGCCGCCCACCAGTCCCCCGACCAGCTGATCGTCCATGTCCGGGGCGACGGCGGCGAGACGGTCGTCACCTTCCGGGAGCTCGTGGCCGAGTCGCTGCGCGTCGCGGGCGGTCTTCGTACCGCGGGCGTCGCGCCGGGCACCTGCGTTCCGGTGCTCGCGGAGCACAGTGCGGACTTCCAGCCCATGTTCTGGGGCGTGCTCGCGGCCGGTCTGGTGCCGGTGCCGCTCGCGCCCGACGTGCGGCGGGTCCGGCCGGTGTGG
Coding sequences within it:
- a CDS encoding NAD(P)/FAD-dependent oxidoreductase — protein: MRRVVVVGASAAGLAAAETLRRAGHDGPLTLVGDEPHVPYDRPPLSKQILSGAWPTGRLPLRRDEDLDALDLDLRLGTAATGLDLADRTVRLADGSRVPYDGLIVATGVRPRRLPGEGAHVLRTLDDALALRDVLTPGTRLVVVGAGFLGAEAAAVARGLGAHVTLLEPSPAPLAHAVGTEVGGMLSRVHLDHGVELRTSVTVTEVTEDGVRLAGGEVVEADEILVAVGSLPNTGWLAESGLALGDGVICDEYCEAAPGVYAAGDIARWYNPLFGTSMRIEHRTNAAEQGMAAARNLLAAPEARTPFAPVPYFWSDQYGLRIQAYGYLRGHDEVTVVDGDTAGRRFVAAYRRGGRLTGALAVGMPPRAVRAWRKAVADGTAWHEAVRDEAAAPDGLIGIGHHHGKETSHARQ
- a CDS encoding SDR family oxidoreductase, which gives rise to MHDSRDDRSRDVVVVTGAGGMGSAVARRLGSGRTLILADASRARLDETVDALRAEGYAVRGVPTDVRDRAAVERLARTAAGAGRITAVVHTAGVAAATASVSRILEVDLLGTVYVIEAFEQVAVRGTSLVCVASVAGHMASIGAEDEASLATAPADRLLGLDAVTGLGDDPTAAYILAKRANLLRVQAAALAWSRLGARVNTVSPGIVATAMATAEADADSDGHMMRMLDACGAGRPGTPAEIADAVAFLTDPHSSYITGADLLVDGGQTAWIRHHMPRG
- a CDS encoding CatB-related O-acetyltransferase, translating into MPVPADPTILHPMPEHPRVVLLRPLVRSPLIEVGEYSYYDDPDDPTAFETRNVLYHYGPEKLVIGKFCALGTGVRFLMNGANHRMDGPSTFPFPTMGGSWSEHFDLLTGLPDRGDTVVGNDVWFGHGTTVLPGVRIGHGAVIGAGAVVTGDVPDYGIVGGNPARLIRTRYGPRDVMRLLAVAWWDWPAEHITGHVRTIMSGSIADLESAAPDLPPV
- a CDS encoding glutamate--cysteine ligase, whose product is MGRDVPALVFTREDRRRYRIKMQECLDTFAQMLREARFESERPQVGLEIELNLVDDRAEPAMRNNDALEVIADPAWSTELGRFNLEINVPPRRLTAGGPDSWESEIRTALNHAEKRAKSVGTHLIMTGILPTLRQEDAGESALSENPRYRLLNDQIFAARGEDLHIEVDGLDRLRTYADTITPEAACTSTQFHLQVYPEQFADYWNAAQSIAGVQIALAANSPFLFGRELWHETRIPLFEQATDTRPQEIKVQGVRPRVWFGERWINSVFDLFEENLRYFPALLPLCDEQDPAETLDRGDIPELGELTLHNGTIYRWNRPVYAIAHDKPHVRVENRVLPAGPTVADTLANGAFYYGLTRALVEEERPVWSRMSFSAAEENLHTAARHGIEARLYWPGMGEVPVPELVLRRLLPLAHRGLELSGMDEAWREPLLGIIEQRCVTGRNGAVWQKEMFHHIDATAHCGRHEALRRMTQQYIDYMHLNAPVHTWPVD
- a CDS encoding FAD binding domain-containing protein → MLLRLPTSLTEAQNCMAEGAVPIGGATLVWALWQRDGFPEQAMSLRSLPEANILEREALGAAVLLHRIDDRIPEVLRGAASTVGTGAVRRTATVGGNIVGSTLRCLLPAALVLDTRAMVLDRDGTFETDLAEVVAKRHLLLSLHWRAPMTSGYHKAPAEAGGPPPLVVATAVHAEEDGRRRVRVAVRDGYEVIGGSTDCTAGTDETLRALDATDLGSLTPKIGDVMRRKVTEVLIQTADG
- a CDS encoding transglycosylase family protein, with translation MASRRNAHVNSRRRAHGSRIRTALMVLATAAALGTPTQAVASPSITSGPDWDAIAACESDGNWQANTGNGHYGGLQFTQSSWAAAGGLQYAPRADLATRKEQIAVAKRLARLQGMSAWSCA
- a CDS encoding transposase, coding for MGSKSSRSRRYTEEFKRDAVALVRSSGRTVTEVARELGVGPEGLRNWVRQDQVDRGQGAPGRLTAQTPGPDPPGEEGGARGRPARPRLHRPGPGMRLVGDITFIATGEGLLYPAT
- a CDS encoding SAM-dependent methyltransferase, translating into MTHPREEVRARLQTDRPHSARVWNYLLGGKDNYPVDSEAGEVILKTFPEFAAVARLQRRFLARAVRFLSGEAGVRQFLDIGTGLPTADNTHELAQRIAPESRIVYVDNDPLVLVHAQALLTSSTEGACAYVDADARDPERILAEAAKTLDLSRPVALTMLGIMGQISDAERPADLVSTLMSALPSGSYLALSDGTNTNEALNTAVGVYNGQSANTYHLRSPQEIASFFAGLELVEPGVVSTAAWRPDADRAEEDTADVSVCGVAVKK
- a CDS encoding WGR domain-containing protein yields the protein MSGGSVSTTYLELSQDDGTAHKFYEVTVNASMVTVRYGRIGASGQTQVTSFPSADKARAAAAKKVGEKVRKGYAPAVPGQRAPRAVTRRQVTSAPSTARAVAPVLWRFGTGSAAFGIHVDDEHCWVGNQAGDVYTLGHDGRVLARFNLPDGVKCLVADDFWIYAGCDDGKVYDLSSKLPFAAYDIAADVDIFWLDIHEGVLDVSDRDGKLTVIDHEDEHQWSRRSQGEHAWMVRADDRAVYHGHQRGVTAYAPDGGGELWHTPTRGGVLFGWQEDDTVYAGTAHRVVQRLSKASGAIEATYACDGAVYSCATSPGGRFVFAGDAASSVYCFDQDGTRLWKLGTGGGSALSMQYRDERLYLVTTDGSLVCVDASEAAVSAAQQGTVPVARDVKLAEALPAYAPATTASAVSAVSQAPAGSIVVQCVQDSARLRVHVVSEGYDSSWNVQFPRAIREPGARYVVDALHPAAGGFYRVRGDIRRLL